The following coding sequences lie in one Hippopotamus amphibius kiboko isolate mHipAmp2 chromosome 17, mHipAmp2.hap2, whole genome shotgun sequence genomic window:
- the LOC130840543 gene encoding C-C motif chemokine 14-like, with the protein MKVSMAAISLLLLLLPLPLVITVTLGSDTETYSGVPYHPSECCFNYATRVVPRQRILSYYETGSQCSKPGIIFITKKHRVICAKPSDDWVQDYIKELEDI; encoded by the exons ATGAAGGTCTCCATGGCAGccatctccctccttctcctcctcctccctctccccctcgtCATCACCGTCACCCTGGGGTCCGACACCGAAACCTATTCAG GAGTACCTTACCACCCCTCCGAGTGCTGCTTCAACTACGCGACCCGGGTGGTCCCAAGGCAGCGGATTTTAAGCTATTATGAGACCGGCAGTCAGTGCTCCAAGCCTGGAATTAT TTTCATCACCAAAAAGCACCGTGTAATCTGTGCCAAACCCAGCGATGACTGGGTCCAGGACTATATCAAGGAGCTGGAGGATATCTGA
- the CCL16 gene encoding C-C motif chemokine 16, whose amino-acid sequence MKVSVAALFLFILILTITSAVHSQPKIPESVNASPTCCLKYNEKVLPRKVVVGYRKALNCYLPAIIFITKKKREICTNPNNEWVQEYIKDPKIPLRPSRKLV is encoded by the exons ATGAAGGTCTCTGTGGCTGCCCTCTTTctcttcatcctcatcctcaccatTACTTCTGCTGTTCACAGCCAGCCAA AAATCCCTGAGTCGGTGAACGCTTCACCCACCTGCTGCCTGAAGTATAATGAGAAAGTACTGCCGAGAAAAGTGGTGGTGGGATACAGAAAGGCCCTCAACTGTTACCTGCCAGCAATCAT CTTCATCACCAAAAAGAAGCGAGAGATCTGTACCAACCCCAACAACGAATGGGTGCAAGAGTACATCAAGGATCCCAAGATTCCTTTGCGGCCCTCCAGGAAGTTGGTCTAG
- the LOC130840540 gene encoding C-C motif chemokine 4-like, which yields MKTSIAALSFLILAAQAALEHKLPDLRYEHSILQGGFHRPTDCCVTYTSRNIRCVFMKDYVETSSACSRPAVIFVTKGGQRVCANPNDERVRKCMLDLEQDSMMKDLRELLLEKGYLERAS from the exons ATGAAGACCTCGATAGCTGCCCTCTCCTTCCTCATCCTTGCTGCGCAGGCTGCACTTG AACACAAGCTACCAGACCTGCGTTATGAACATTCAATTCTTCAAGGAG GCTTTCACCGTCCCACGGACTGCTGCGTGACTTACACCTCACGAAATATCCGATGTGTATTCATGAAAGATTATGTAGAAACAAGCAGTGCGTGCTCCCGGCCTGCTGTCAT CTTTGTCACCAAAGGAGGGCAGCGTGTCTGTGCCAACCCTAATGATGAGCGAGTTCGGAAATGCATGTTGGACCTGGAGCAGGACTCAATGATGAAGGACCTGAGAGAACTATTGCTTGAGAAGGGATACTTGGAGCGGGCCAGCTAA